A portion of the Penaeus monodon isolate SGIC_2016 chromosome 28, NSTDA_Pmon_1, whole genome shotgun sequence genome contains these proteins:
- the LOC119591576 gene encoding LOW QUALITY PROTEIN: inositol-trisphosphate 3-kinase homolog (The sequence of the model RefSeq protein was modified relative to this genomic sequence to represent the inferred CDS: deleted 1 base in 1 codon), giving the protein MKASVQLPLTQMMKETEGSAAEALANTKEPQDLALLRFLLLLQVAGERKAEIEELLRGTAGFRLPKQQKEEESNHQPDNHRPKRAPLARRWRKNLLKKKSSEDDEVSATSSSASSTNSSTRSSSSLSPSQPHAHREEVCANGHLSLALEDSEPALARDGLSAEDTADMSLLQKLALNALNLTAPASSVLLNNRRNSWVQLSGHPGSLAPAGPGTIWKKRGPEPVETLAYQAFSQDPARELAPTFFREVVYQDEYFIEMQDLLYNFHNPSVMDIKMGTRTFLESEVTNTKARHDLYEKMIKVDPTAPTPEEHEAKAVTKLRYMDFRDNMSSSRSLGFRIEALKMTGSDAVTELKTVRSREEVVGTMSGFLKGRESTKRQVLSRLHHLRDTFAKSPYFQKHEVIGSSILIIYDDEKAGVWMIDFAKTVPVPEGVSITHREPWVLGNHEEGFLTGVDNLIKVVEEVPTVKSRRLGLFSKS; this is encoded by the exons ATGAAGGCATCCGTGCAGCTGCCACTCACGCAGATGATGAAGGAGACCGAAGGATCCGCGGCAGAGGCGCTGGCCAACACCAAGGAGCCGCAGGATCTGGCCCTACTCAGGTTCCTGCTCCTCCTGCAA GTAGCGGGAGAGCGGAAGGCGGAGATCGAGGAGCTCCTGCGCGGGACGGCCGGGTTCCGACTGCCGAagcagcagaaggaggaggagtcgaACCACCAGCCGGACAACCACCGGCCGAAGAGAGCGCCGCTGGCCCGGCGGTGGAGGAAGAACCTCCTGAAGAAGAAGTCGAGCGAGGATGACGAGGTCTCGGCCACCAGCTCGTCCGCCTCCTCCACCAACTCCTCCACCAGGTCCAGCAGCAGCCTCTCGCCCTCGCAGCCGCACGCCCACCGCGAGGAGGTCTGCGCCAATGGCCACCTCAGCCTCGCGCTCGAGGACTCCGAGCCGGCCCTGGCGAGGGACGGCCTCAGCGCCGAGGACACCGCAGACATGTCACTCCTGCAGAAGCTGGCGCTG AATGCCCTCAACCTGACGGCGCCGGCGTCCTCGGTCCTCCTCAACAACCGGCGCAACAGCTGGGTGCAGTTATCGGGTCACCCTGGATCTCTGGCTCCAGCTGGCCCAGGAACCATCTGGAAGAAGCGGGGCCCCGAGCCCGTGGAGACGCTCGCCTACCAGGCCTTCTCCCAGGACCCGGCCAGGGAGCTCGCACCCACCTTCTTCCGGGAGGTCGTCTATCAAGATGAAT ATTTCATTGAGATGCAAGACCTATTATATAACTTCCACAACCCATCTGTGATGGACATAAAGATGGGAACTCGCACCTTCCTGGAGTCGGAAGTTACCAACACCAAGGCTCGTCACGACCTGTATGAGAAG ATGATTAAAGTGGATCCTACAGCACCCACCCCAGAGGAGCATGAAGCAAAAGCAGTGACTAAATTGCGATACATGGACTTCCGTGACAACATGAGTTCTTCACGATCCCTCGGATTCCGGATAGAAGCTTTGAAG ATGACTGGTAGTGATGCTGTTACGGAACTTAAGACAGTCCGCAGTCGTGAAGAAGTTGTTGGCACTATGAGTGGGTTTCTTAAGGGGCGAGAGAGCACCAAGCGTCAGGTTCTGTCACGTCTTCATCATCTGAGGGATACATTCGCTAAATCGCCATATTTCCAAAAGCACGAG GTGATTGGAAGCAGCATCTTGATTATCTACGATGATGAA AAGGCAGGTGTGTGGATGATAGACTTTGCCAAAACTGTACCCGTTCCAGAGGGTGTCAGCATTACTCACAGAGAACCATGGGTCCTAGGCAACCATGAGGAAGGCTTTCTTACTGGAGTAGATAACCTCATAaag GTTGTGGAGGAAGTACCAACAGTGAAGTCAAGGAGGTTAGGGTTATTTAGCAAGTCGTAA